The following proteins come from a genomic window of Pseudomonas putida:
- the aguA gene encoding agmatine deiminase: MARSLTTTPKGDGFRLPGEFEHKAGCWLGWPERPDVWRNGGKPAQKVWVEIATAIASSEPVTVCASAAQYANARRLLPAQVRVVEMTCNDTWFRDSGACFVVNDSSGEVRGVDFEFNAYGGLDGGLYYPWDKDDQIAQKILEIEGLDRYRAPLIAELGGIQSDGQGSLLTTEQCLLNRNRNAHLGKDEVTRRLEDYLGADQVIWLPRGCKFDETDGHVDDLACFARPGEVVLQWTDNREDPQWEIYQEAYDILRSTRDARGRELKVHKLPQPEVLQWTAEEAAGLDQVEGTHVREAGTRICASYINYYAGNTAIVVPLFGDRNDSVAQATLAELFPGHRIIGIDNSREILLGGGNVACITMPQYAGGRR; this comes from the coding sequence ATGGCACGTTCGCTCACCACCACGCCCAAGGGCGATGGTTTCCGCTTGCCTGGCGAATTCGAACACAAGGCAGGCTGCTGGCTCGGTTGGCCCGAGCGGCCAGATGTGTGGCGCAATGGCGGTAAGCCGGCGCAAAAGGTCTGGGTCGAAATTGCCACCGCCATCGCGTCCAGCGAACCGGTCACGGTTTGCGCGTCTGCTGCCCAGTACGCCAATGCCCGGCGCTTGCTGCCAGCGCAGGTGCGGGTGGTGGAAATGACCTGCAATGACACTTGGTTCCGAGACAGCGGCGCGTGCTTCGTGGTCAACGACAGCAGCGGCGAAGTGCGCGGTGTGGACTTCGAATTCAATGCCTACGGCGGCCTGGACGGCGGCCTTTATTACCCGTGGGACAAGGACGACCAGATCGCCCAGAAAATCCTCGAAATCGAAGGTTTGGACCGCTATCGCGCGCCATTGATTGCCGAACTCGGCGGCATCCAGAGCGACGGCCAGGGCAGCCTCTTGACCACCGAACAGTGCCTGCTCAACCGTAACCGCAATGCCCACCTGGGCAAGGATGAAGTCACGCGCCGGCTTGAGGACTACCTGGGTGCCGACCAGGTGATCTGGCTGCCGCGCGGTTGCAAGTTCGACGAAACCGATGGCCACGTCGACGACCTGGCGTGTTTCGCGCGGCCCGGTGAAGTGGTGCTGCAATGGACCGACAACCGTGAAGACCCACAGTGGGAGATCTACCAGGAGGCTTACGATATATTGCGCAGCACCCGCGATGCTCGCGGGCGGGAACTCAAAGTTCACAAGCTGCCCCAGCCCGAGGTGCTGCAGTGGACGGCCGAGGAAGCTGCCGGGCTGGATCAGGTCGAAGGCACGCACGTGCGGGAGGCCGGCACCCGGATCTGTGCCTCCTACATCAACTACTACGCCGGCAACACGGCCATCGTCGTGCCGCTGTTCGGTGACCGCAATGACAGCGTAGCCCAGGCCACCCTGGCTGAACTGTTCCCCGGCCACCGTATCATTGGCATCGACAATTCGCGGGAAATCCTGCTCGGTGGCGGCAATGTCGCCTGCATCACCATGCCTCAATACGCCGGAGGCCGCCGCTGA
- a CDS encoding ogr/Delta-like zinc finger family protein, translated as MSTYKLVCPHCHSRMRIRTSEGRHIFLRVAYLQCTTEACGWSVRAEFEMTHELSPSGMPNPDVYLPSASSDLRRTALRRSEDVASGRQAER; from the coding sequence GTGAGTACTTACAAACTGGTCTGTCCCCACTGCCATAGCCGGATGCGCATACGCACCAGCGAAGGGCGCCACATTTTCCTCAGAGTGGCCTATTTGCAATGCACCACGGAGGCGTGTGGCTGGTCGGTGAGGGCCGAGTTCGAAATGACCCATGAACTGTCACCCAGTGGAATGCCTAATCCGGATGTGTACTTGCCATCGGCCAGCAGTGATTTACGCAGGACGGCACTGCGCCGCAGTGAAGATGTTGCGTCTGGCAGGCAAGCGGAACGGTAG
- a CDS encoding extracellular solute-binding protein, whose translation MNLTLLAAALALGCVASVAQAADAQQPTVNLYIWGEYLAPDTLTNFEKETGIRVVADHFDSLETAETKLLTGGSGYDVVLSAGQHLSRAIASGALQPLDKAQLPHLAGVGEEFRQHMALYDPGNRYAGTYAWGTTGVGYQQQAVAARMGEAPVGSWAMLFDPQVVAKFADCGVSLLNDPNEVFAAVMRYMGLDINQQRLEDLKAAELQLRKIRPYIRYFDNDRNINDLANAETCVAMSWNGNVAIAQAQAQQAGKAFNLAYSIPEEGTLIWLDALVVPKDAPHPQAAWKLLDYLMRPEVIAPITDTIHYANAITAADGLVDAQIRNAPGTYPPAQVRARLYGKNDNSKAFNRELTRAFSRLKSGKG comes from the coding sequence ATGAACCTGACCCTGCTCGCGGCTGCACTCGCCTTGGGCTGCGTGGCGTCGGTGGCCCAGGCGGCCGACGCACAACAGCCGACCGTCAACTTGTATATCTGGGGCGAATACCTTGCCCCGGACACGTTGACCAACTTCGAGAAGGAAACCGGCATTCGGGTGGTTGCCGACCACTTCGACTCGCTGGAAACCGCAGAGACCAAGTTGCTTACCGGCGGCAGTGGCTACGACGTGGTGCTCAGTGCCGGTCAGCACTTGAGCCGGGCGATTGCCAGCGGTGCCCTGCAGCCGCTGGACAAGGCGCAGTTACCGCACTTGGCGGGTGTCGGCGAGGAGTTTCGCCAGCACATGGCACTGTATGACCCTGGCAACCGGTATGCCGGGACCTACGCCTGGGGCACCACCGGCGTGGGTTATCAGCAGCAGGCGGTGGCGGCGCGCATGGGCGAGGCGCCAGTGGGCAGCTGGGCGATGCTGTTCGACCCGCAGGTGGTGGCCAAATTCGCCGACTGCGGGGTCAGCCTGCTCAACGACCCCAACGAGGTGTTCGCCGCGGTGATGCGTTACATGGGCCTGGACATCAACCAGCAACGCTTGGAGGACCTCAAGGCTGCAGAGCTGCAGCTGCGCAAGATTCGCCCGTATATCCGCTACTTCGACAATGACCGCAACATCAACGACCTGGCCAACGCAGAGACCTGCGTGGCTATGTCGTGGAACGGCAACGTGGCGATCGCCCAAGCCCAGGCGCAGCAGGCGGGCAAGGCGTTCAACCTGGCGTACAGCATCCCTGAGGAAGGGACGCTTATCTGGCTGGATGCATTGGTGGTACCCAAGGATGCCCCGCATCCCCAGGCAGCCTGGAAGCTGCTGGACTACCTGATGCGGCCGGAGGTGATTGCGCCGATTACCGATACCATTCATTACGCCAACGCCATCACGGCTGCGGACGGCTTGGTGGATGCGCAGATTCGCAATGCGCCGGGCACTTATCCGCCCGCGCAGGTGAGGGCACGGTTGTATGGCAAAAACGACAACAGCAAGGCGTTCAACCGTGAGCTGACCCGAGCGTTCAGCCGGTTGAAAAGCGGCAAGGGTTGA
- a CDS encoding YqaA family protein, producing the protein MLSLWALFLSAFGAATLLPLQSEAVLVGLLLRQPDAWLTLLLVATLGNVLGSVVNWLLGRAIEHLRDKRWFPFSARQLERAQQRYQRWGQWSLLLSWMPVIGDPLTLIAGIMREPFWRFVLLVTLAKGGRYIVVAVITLGWFHAW; encoded by the coding sequence ATGCTGAGCCTCTGGGCGCTGTTTCTCAGCGCCTTTGGCGCCGCCACACTGCTGCCGCTGCAATCGGAGGCGGTACTGGTGGGCCTGCTGCTGCGTCAACCCGACGCCTGGCTGACCCTGTTGCTGGTCGCCACCCTGGGCAACGTCCTCGGTTCGGTGGTCAACTGGTTGCTGGGCCGGGCCATCGAACACCTGCGCGACAAGCGCTGGTTCCCGTTCAGCGCCCGTCAACTGGAACGCGCCCAGCAGCGCTATCAGCGCTGGGGGCAATGGTCGCTGCTGCTGAGCTGGATGCCGGTGATCGGTGACCCGTTGACCCTGATTGCCGGGATCATGCGTGAGCCGTTCTGGCGTTTCGTGCTTCTGGTCACGCTGGCAAAGGGCGGGCGTTACATAGTGGTAGCCGTGATTACCTTGGGCTGGTTTCATGCCTGGTAA
- the yegQ gene encoding tRNA 5-hydroxyuridine modification protein YegQ: MNIPAKPELLAPAGTLKTMRYAFAYGADAVYAGQPRYSLRVRNNEFDHANLALGIQEAHAQGKRFYVVVNIAPHNAKLKTFLKDLAPVIDMAPDALIMSDPGLIMLVRQHFPQMPVHLSVQANTVNWASVQFWQQLGLNRVILSRELSLEEIDEIRQHVPDMELEVFVHGALCMAYSGRCLLSGYLNKRDANQGTCTNACRWKYSATPAIENAAGDIVREVEPTLGQGAPTDQLFLLHESNRPGTEMPAFEDEHGTYIMNAKDLRAIQHVERLAAMGVHSLKIEGRTKSHFYCARAVQSYRQAIDDAAAGRPFDRALMDNLESLAQRGYTEGFLRRHVHDEYQNYQRGNSLSERQQFVGELTGARVDGLAEVKVKNRFAVGDHLELMTPRGNYHFDLHNLYGRHQQAIDVAPGDGHVVYLPIPEQVALEYGLLMRDLCQDELADKGVMSSSAS, from the coding sequence ATGAACATCCCCGCCAAGCCTGAACTGCTGGCCCCTGCCGGCACCCTCAAGACCATGCGTTATGCATTCGCCTACGGCGCCGACGCGGTTTACGCCGGCCAGCCACGCTACAGCCTGCGGGTGCGCAACAACGAATTCGACCATGCCAACCTGGCGCTGGGCATCCAGGAGGCCCATGCACAGGGCAAGCGCTTTTACGTTGTGGTGAACATCGCGCCGCACAATGCCAAGCTCAAGACTTTTCTCAAGGACCTGGCGCCGGTGATCGACATGGCGCCCGATGCGCTGATCATGTCCGACCCCGGCCTGATCATGCTGGTGCGCCAGCACTTCCCGCAGATGCCTGTGCACCTCTCAGTACAGGCCAATACGGTCAACTGGGCCAGCGTGCAGTTCTGGCAGCAACTGGGCTTGAACCGGGTGATCCTGTCGCGGGAGCTGTCACTCGAAGAAATCGACGAAATCCGCCAGCACGTGCCTGACATGGAACTGGAAGTGTTCGTCCACGGCGCCCTGTGCATGGCGTACTCTGGCCGCTGCCTGCTGTCGGGCTACCTCAACAAGCGTGATGCCAATCAGGGCACATGTACCAACGCCTGCCGCTGGAAGTACAGTGCCACCCCAGCTATCGAGAACGCTGCTGGCGACATCGTGCGCGAGGTCGAGCCGACGTTGGGCCAGGGCGCACCGACCGATCAGCTGTTCCTGCTGCACGAAAGCAATCGCCCCGGTACCGAGATGCCCGCCTTCGAAGATGAACACGGCACTTACATAATGAATGCCAAGGACCTGCGCGCCATCCAGCACGTCGAGCGGCTGGCGGCCATGGGTGTGCACTCCTTGAAGATCGAGGGCCGCACCAAGTCGCACTTCTACTGCGCCCGTGCGGTGCAGTCGTACCGCCAGGCCATTGACGATGCCGCTGCCGGGCGCCCCTTCGACAGGGCCCTGATGGACAACCTCGAATCGCTGGCCCAACGAGGCTACACCGAGGGTTTCCTGCGGCGCCATGTGCATGACGAGTACCAGAACTACCAGCGGGGCAATTCGCTGTCCGAGCGCCAGCAGTTCGTCGGCGAACTGACCGGTGCACGGGTGGACGGCCTGGCCGAGGTCAAGGTGAAGAACCGCTTCGCAGTAGGCGATCATCTGGAGCTGATGACCCCGCGCGGCAACTATCATTTCGACCTGCACAACCTGTATGGCCGCCACCAGCAGGCCATCGACGTGGCGCCCGGGGACGGCCATGTGGTCTACCTGCCGATCCCGGAGCAGGTAGCACTGGAATACGGCTTGCTGATGCGCGACCTGTGCCAGGACGAACTGGCTGACAAAGGTGTAATGTCCAGTTCAGCCAGCTGA
- a CDS encoding TonB-dependent receptor family protein — MRPVLPPSPCIGFVALFTVAQHVSAAPAVELGEVLISDEAQSEMEDARERLQAVPGASNLVDMRRVGQGRVASNQDVLAYQPGVFAQSAGNDGIKLSIRGSGINRAPGAHGSGVYTMFDGLPLTGPGGTPYELFEPLWLSRAEVRRGANGFDQGALALGGAINYVTHTGYDAAPLQVRYEAGSRGYQHRHVSSGQVLGNLDYYVALTDSEYDGYQTHSSGSAKGIAANAGYRFNPNLETRFYLRYRETENELAGRLTKDQIKHDPRAANAAYLARDDSRPQPGSTWAANKTTFYLEDDARVEAGLVYHDFPMDLREGPMRLKVAYTDVSGTLNYVRRDTLLGHQSNTTVGWRTTKHLPNSGASQFARTTGDNFGARSRDFSYQGSDTVLHVGNDLELIPDLWLTTGLAMIYTRRESAVTYPQSGGKVSQHDWDYAPRLGLRYDINPQLQVYGNLSRSVEPPHPWSLIWSSTVATQPIELQNQTATTLELGARGDSALGRWDLAWYYSQVRHELLAVEIEAGLPAKEVNASATLHQGVEAGLDSTLWEHAGTGKLSLRQAYTFSDFHYRDDDTFGDNRLPGIPVHYYQAELRYDWPSGFHAGINTQMASKVQVDYANSYHADAYALLGARLGWDSPKQDWQTWLDLRNLTNKRYAATVTPGYDDAGQDIARSTPGEGFGVYAGVSYSFR; from the coding sequence ATGCGCCCCGTGTTGCCCCCCTCACCCTGCATTGGCTTTGTTGCCCTTTTCACTGTCGCCCAGCACGTGTCTGCCGCGCCTGCGGTCGAACTGGGCGAGGTGCTGATCAGTGACGAAGCACAAAGCGAAATGGAAGACGCCCGCGAGCGCCTGCAGGCAGTGCCCGGTGCCAGCAATCTGGTTGACATGCGGCGCGTGGGGCAAGGACGGGTGGCCAGCAACCAGGACGTGCTGGCCTACCAGCCGGGGGTGTTCGCCCAGTCTGCTGGTAACGATGGCATCAAGCTTTCCATCCGCGGATCAGGCATCAACCGTGCGCCAGGAGCCCATGGTTCAGGGGTGTACACGATGTTCGACGGCCTGCCGCTGACTGGTCCGGGCGGTACACCTTACGAGCTGTTCGAGCCGCTGTGGCTGAGCCGCGCCGAAGTGCGGCGAGGGGCCAACGGCTTCGATCAGGGCGCGCTGGCGCTGGGTGGGGCAATCAACTATGTGACGCATACCGGCTACGATGCCGCGCCGTTACAGGTGCGGTACGAGGCCGGCAGCCGCGGTTATCAGCACAGGCACGTCAGCTCGGGTCAGGTGTTGGGCAACCTCGACTACTACGTAGCCCTCACCGACTCGGAATATGACGGCTACCAGACGCATAGCAGCGGCAGCGCCAAAGGCATCGCTGCCAACGCTGGTTATCGCTTCAACCCCAACCTGGAAACGCGCTTCTACCTGCGCTACCGGGAAACCGAGAACGAGCTGGCCGGGCGCCTGACCAAGGACCAGATCAAACACGACCCTCGTGCCGCCAACGCCGCCTACCTGGCGCGCGACGACAGCCGGCCGCAACCGGGCAGCACCTGGGCGGCCAACAAGACCACCTTCTACCTTGAGGACGATGCCCGTGTGGAAGCCGGGCTGGTGTACCACGATTTCCCCATGGACCTGCGTGAAGGCCCGATGCGCCTGAAGGTCGCCTACACCGATGTCAGCGGCACCCTTAACTACGTGCGCCGCGACACCTTGCTGGGCCATCAGAGCAACACCACCGTGGGCTGGCGAACCACCAAGCACCTGCCCAACAGCGGCGCCTCGCAGTTTGCCCGCACCACTGGCGACAACTTCGGTGCACGCAGCCGCGACTTCAGCTATCAGGGGTCGGATACCGTCCTGCATGTCGGCAACGATCTGGAGCTGATCCCGGACCTGTGGCTGACCACTGGCCTGGCGATGATCTATACCCGCCGTGAAAGCGCAGTCACCTATCCGCAGAGCGGTGGAAAGGTCAGCCAGCATGACTGGGACTACGCACCGCGCCTGGGCCTGCGCTACGACATCAACCCGCAACTGCAGGTGTATGGCAACCTGAGCCGGTCCGTCGAGCCACCCCACCCATGGTCACTGATCTGGAGCTCCACGGTCGCCACGCAGCCGATCGAACTGCAAAACCAGACAGCCACCACGCTGGAACTGGGCGCGCGCGGCGATTCGGCGCTGGGCCGCTGGGACCTGGCCTGGTACTACTCGCAAGTGCGCCATGAACTGTTGGCCGTTGAAATCGAGGCAGGGCTCCCGGCCAAGGAGGTCAATGCCAGCGCCACTTTGCACCAGGGCGTCGAAGCCGGCCTGGACAGCACCCTCTGGGAGCACGCTGGCACTGGCAAGCTCAGCTTGCGCCAGGCCTACACGTTCAGTGATTTCCACTACCGGGACGATGACACCTTCGGCGATAACCGCCTACCTGGCATTCCCGTGCATTACTACCAGGCCGAACTGCGCTACGACTGGCCAAGCGGCTTCCATGCCGGAATCAACACGCAGATGGCGTCCAAGGTGCAAGTCGATTACGCCAACAGTTACCACGCCGATGCCTACGCCCTGCTCGGTGCGCGCCTGGGCTGGGACTCGCCGAAACAGGACTGGCAGACCTGGCTGGACCTGCGCAACCTGACCAATAAACGCTATGCGGCGACGGTAACGCCGGGGTACGACGATGCAGGGCAGGACATTGCCCGGTCGACGCCAGGGGAAGGGTTTGGCGTATATGCCGGGGTTTCATACAGTTTCCGTTGA
- a CDS encoding helix-turn-helix domain-containing protein, with protein MSSRFFASVLARLKQLTQSESDAQLARALDVSPQTLSSWKVRGSIPYSLCVEMARQHACSLDWLLMGERKGTSHTGEDWEVDILERLRSLSYADREATLLYIKDKQRIQELEKKLDALAYRVQDTSEG; from the coding sequence ATGAGTAGCCGTTTTTTCGCCTCGGTGCTGGCCCGCCTCAAGCAACTTACCCAGTCAGAAAGCGACGCCCAGCTGGCCAGGGCGCTTGATGTAAGCCCGCAGACACTGAGCAGCTGGAAGGTACGTGGCAGCATCCCATACTCATTGTGCGTAGAAATGGCTCGTCAGCATGCTTGCTCGCTGGACTGGCTGCTGATGGGTGAGCGCAAGGGTACCTCGCACACCGGTGAAGACTGGGAAGTTGACATCCTCGAACGCTTGCGCAGCCTTTCATACGCCGATCGCGAGGCAACGCTGCTATACATCAAGGACAAACAGCGCATCCAGGAGCTGGAGAAGAAACTGGATGCACTTGCCTACCGTGTGCAGGATACCTCCGAGGGCTAA
- a CDS encoding AI-2E family transporter → MNQTALQNKALAVLLALVTIAFGWILLPYYGAIFWAVILGILFAPLQRNLLMRFGRRRNLAAATTLLICLLVAILPVIITSALLVQEGATLYQRIESGQLDIAGYVERGMNMLPPFMQHSLDSMGMGNLEGLRDKITKWATQGSQILATQAFSFGQGTFEFLISFGIMLYLLFFFLREGADVARRVRLAVPLPEHQKRRLQLKFNRVVRATVKGNVLVAITQGALGGFIFWVLDIPSALVWAVMMAFLSLLPAVGAGIIWAPVAAYFLLTGAILQGVILTAFGVLVIGLVDNLLRPILVGKDTRMPDYLILVSTLGGLAVFGLNGFVIGPLIAALFMSSWGIFAATKPQVQLPQ, encoded by the coding sequence ATGAACCAAACCGCTTTGCAGAACAAGGCCCTGGCAGTATTGCTGGCGCTGGTGACCATTGCCTTCGGCTGGATCCTGCTGCCGTACTATGGCGCCATCTTCTGGGCGGTGATCCTCGGCATACTGTTCGCGCCGCTGCAGCGAAACCTGCTGATGCGCTTTGGCAGGCGGCGTAACCTGGCGGCGGCGACCACCTTGCTGATTTGCCTGTTGGTGGCCATCTTGCCAGTGATCATCACCAGCGCCTTGTTGGTGCAGGAGGGCGCCACCCTTTATCAGCGCATCGAGAGCGGGCAACTGGATATCGCCGGCTATGTCGAGCGCGGCATGAACATGCTGCCGCCTTTCATGCAGCACAGCCTGGACAGCATGGGCATGGGCAACCTGGAAGGGTTGCGCGACAAGATCACCAAATGGGCTACCCAGGGTAGCCAGATACTGGCCACCCAGGCCTTCAGTTTCGGCCAGGGCACCTTCGAGTTTCTGATCAGTTTCGGCATCATGCTTTACCTGCTGTTCTTCTTTCTGCGTGAGGGCGCGGACGTGGCGCGGCGGGTACGCCTGGCCGTGCCGCTGCCAGAGCACCAGAAGCGCCGCCTGCAGTTGAAGTTCAACCGTGTGGTGCGCGCTACGGTGAAGGGCAATGTGCTGGTGGCGATCACCCAAGGCGCCTTGGGTGGTTTCATCTTCTGGGTGCTGGATATTCCCAGCGCGCTGGTCTGGGCGGTGATGATGGCGTTTCTGTCACTGCTGCCGGCAGTGGGCGCGGGGATCATCTGGGCGCCGGTGGCGGCGTATTTCCTGTTGACCGGGGCGATCTTGCAAGGGGTGATCCTGACCGCGTTTGGCGTGCTGGTGATTGGTCTGGTGGACAACCTGCTGCGGCCGATCCTGGTGGGCAAGGATACGCGGATGCCCGACTACCTGATCCTGGTGTCCACCTTGGGTGGGTTGGCCGTATTCGGGCTCAACGGGTTTGTGATCGGGCCGCTGATCGCGGCGCTGTTCATGTCGAGCTGGGGCATTTTCGCCGCGACCAAACCGCAGGTGCAGTTGCCTCAATAG
- a CDS encoding alpha/beta fold hydrolase, whose product MLRATALALACLIGAPAIAAESPTYGKQLEGFSYPHPLKHFDFQSQGQSLQMGYMDVPAKGQANGRSVVLMHGKNFCAATWETTIDALSQAGYRVIAPDQVGFCTSSKPGYYQYSFHQLASNTHALLEQLGVKQAIILGHSTGGMLATRYALMYPQQVERLAMVNPIGLEDWKALGVPYRTVDQWYARELKLDADGVREYERKTYYAGRWKPEYERWVQMLAGLNKGPGHEAVAWNSALIYDMIFTQPVYHEFKNLKMPTLLLIGDQDSTAIGSDIAPPEVKARLGKYKELGPHVAKLIPQGELVTFEGMGHAPQIEEPRRFNNTLIEWLGR is encoded by the coding sequence ATGCTGCGCGCAACCGCCCTGGCCTTGGCCTGCCTCATCGGCGCCCCCGCCATCGCCGCCGAATCACCCACCTACGGCAAGCAGCTCGAAGGCTTTAGCTACCCGCACCCCCTCAAGCATTTCGACTTCCAGTCCCAAGGGCAGAGCCTGCAGATGGGCTACATGGACGTGCCTGCCAAAGGCCAGGCCAACGGCCGCAGCGTGGTGCTGATGCATGGCAAGAATTTCTGCGCCGCCACCTGGGAAACCACTATCGATGCATTGAGTCAGGCCGGTTACCGAGTCATCGCGCCCGACCAGGTCGGCTTCTGCACTTCAAGCAAGCCAGGGTATTACCAATACAGCTTCCATCAGTTGGCCAGTAACACCCATGCCCTGCTGGAGCAGCTGGGCGTCAAGCAAGCGATCATCCTCGGCCATTCCACCGGCGGCATGCTCGCCACCCGTTACGCGTTGATGTACCCGCAACAGGTCGAGCGCCTGGCCATGGTCAACCCGATCGGCCTGGAAGACTGGAAAGCCCTCGGCGTGCCCTACCGCACTGTGGACCAGTGGTATGCCCGCGAACTCAAGCTCGATGCCGACGGCGTGCGTGAGTACGAGCGCAAGACCTACTACGCCGGGCGCTGGAAACCTGAGTACGAGCGTTGGGTCCAGATGCTGGCCGGGCTGAACAAGGGCCCTGGGCATGAAGCCGTGGCGTGGAACTCGGCGCTGATCTACGACATGATCTTCACCCAGCCGGTGTACCACGAGTTCAAGAACTTGAAGATGCCGACCCTGCTGCTGATAGGCGACCAAGACAGCACAGCCATTGGCAGTGACATCGCACCACCCGAGGTCAAGGCGCGGCTGGGCAAGTACAAGGAGCTGGGGCCGCACGTGGCCAAGCTGATTCCACAAGGCGAGTTGGTGACCTTCGAGGGCATGGGGCACGCGCCGCAGATCGAAGAGCCACGGCGCTTCAACAACACCCTGATCGAGTGGCTTGGGCGCTGA
- a CDS encoding response regulator transcription factor has product MKANTQQIEDSQADTPIRLTPREQQVLLWCAYGKSSWEIGQILQCQESTVNFHVGNILRKFDVSTRVAAVIKAIRYGMLAEQ; this is encoded by the coding sequence ATGAAAGCCAACACGCAACAGATCGAAGATAGCCAAGCGGATACGCCTATTCGCCTGACCCCGAGAGAGCAGCAGGTATTGCTGTGGTGCGCCTATGGCAAGAGTTCGTGGGAAATCGGTCAGATCCTGCAGTGCCAGGAATCGACGGTTAATTTCCATGTGGGCAACATCCTGCGCAAATTCGATGTATCAACGCGCGTCGCCGCCGTGATCAAGGCCATTCGCTACGGCATGCTCGCAGAGCAGTGA
- a CDS encoding DUF411 domain-containing protein produces the protein MLHKHLIALGLLAITGLAQAAETIDVYRDPNCGCCKAWISHLRDNGFTVNDHVEPNMSAVKQRLGVAPRLASCHTGVIDGKFVEGHVPAEQVRLLAKRNDLKGLAVPGMPVGSPGMEMGDRKDAYQVIGVTRDGQDTVVANY, from the coding sequence ATGCTGCATAAACACCTGATCGCGCTCGGCCTGCTGGCCATCACCGGCCTGGCCCAGGCTGCCGAAACCATAGACGTCTACCGCGACCCCAACTGTGGCTGCTGCAAGGCCTGGATCAGCCACCTTCGTGACAACGGCTTTACCGTCAACGACCATGTCGAACCGAACATGAGCGCCGTCAAGCAGCGGCTGGGCGTGGCGCCGCGGCTGGCTTCATGCCACACCGGGGTGATCGACGGCAAGTTCGTCGAAGGCCACGTCCCGGCCGAGCAGGTGCGTCTGCTGGCCAAGCGCAACGACCTCAAGGGCCTGGCCGTGCCTGGCATGCCGGTGGGTTCGCCAGGCATGGAAATGGGTGATCGCAAGGACGCCTATCAAGTCATCGGGGTAACCCGGGATGGCCAGGACACCGTAGTCGCCAACTACTGA